AAAAACTTAACAAAGAAGTACAAGCTGGTGGTTTAACTATTGTTCCTTTAAAAATGTTTTTAAACGATAAAGGTTTAGCCAAACTAGAAATTGCCCTTTGTAAGGGTAAAAAACTTTATGACAAAAGACAAACTATTAAAGATAGAGACAACAAAATATCGTTAGATAGAGTTAAAAAATCTTATTAAATGGTTAGCATACTCCAATTAATTAGGTGGAAAAACCTTGTATTGATTAGTATAGGGCAAATCATTATTATTTGGAGTTTATATTCTTTAGAGCAGTTTACTTTACCTGCTGTTTTTTATATTATTTGTACCTTATGTTTTGCTGCTGGTGGAAATATCATCAATGATTATTTTGACCTTATCCCAGACAAAATTAACAAACCCCAAAAGCAAATTATAGGAAAAATCATCACTCCTAAAAAAGCTTTTACATTATATATTTTCATCAATATAATTGGGCTTATTATAGGAACACTAATTTGTTTTCTTTTACAAAGTATTACCTTGTATTTTTATGGAATTCCTGTAATCATCCTATTATATTTATACAGTAAAAAACTAAAAGGAACTCCTTTACTGGGCAATATCATCATTGCAAGTTTTACAGCATTTTCTATGTTATTTATTTTGATGATTATTCCTAGTTCACCTTACCAAAAAGGAATTATTTATCTATTATCTCTATTTGCTTTTTTGCTAAATTTTATCAGAGAAATTATTAAAGATATTGAAGATATTAAAGGAGATAAAAAAGCCTTATTAAAAACACTACCTATTTTAATAGGTACCAAAAGCACTATAAAATTTGTACGAATAATTATATTATTTACTTTAATGTGTTTTGTAATGTTGTTATATATAACGAACCAAATTCCACTTAAAATTTACATTTTCGTTACTTTAATACTTCCACTGTCTAATATTTTTATTAACTTAAAAAACAGTAAAAAAAAGCACGATTATTCAAGAATTAGTAAAAATCTTAAATTAATTATTGCATTTGGAATTTTTACTATACTTTTTACATAAACATAAACTACATACATGCTAAAAGATATTCTTAAAAACTACAAGGTGATTTTAGGTTCAAAATCACCGAGAAGAAAACAATTCTTAGAAGATTTAAATATAGTATTTGAAAGTCGAACAATAGATAGTCAAGAAATATACCCTCACCATTTTAAAGCTGAACAAATCACTGAATTTTTAGCGGAGTATAAATCAAATGCAATTCATTTAGAAGATAATGAGTTATTGATAACTGCTGATACTATTGTATGGTCTAATAACAAAGCACTTGAAAAACCAAAAAACAATCTTGATGCTTTTAAAATGTTAGAAGAATTATCAAATAACAGTCACGAAGTAATTACCTCTGTTTGTATTGCCACTACCAAAAAAACAAAGGTGTTTACAGACAAAACCAAAGTTTATTTTAAAGAACTAAGTTCTAAAGAAATTAACTACTATATAGAGAACTACAAACCTTTTGATAAAGCCGGAAGTTATGGAATTCAGGAATGGATTGGATTAATTGGAGTTACTAAAATTGAAGGTAGTTATGCAAACGTTGTAGGTCTTCCTGTACAAAAATTATATAAAGAACTTAAAAACTTTTAATATTATTCCTGTAACCATATAAAATTATTACTTTTGCCGACAATTAAATGTTAGAACTGTAAAATGAAAAAATACACTTACACAGAGAAAAAAGATACTCGTTCAGGTTTTGGTACTGGTTTAGCTCATTTAGGAAGAACAAACCCTAATGTTGTAGCATTATGTGCCGATTTAATTGGTTCATTAAAAATGGATGAATTTATTAAAGAAAATCCTGAAAGATTTTTCCAAATTGGTATTGCAGAAGCTAACATGATGGGAATTGCTGCTGGTTTAACTATAGGTGGAAAAATTCCATTTACAGGAACTTTTGCTGCTTTCTCTACAGGACGTGTTTATGATCAAATTAGACAATCTATTGCATATTCTGATAAAAACGTAAAAATTTGTGCTTCTCACGCGGGATTAACTTTAGGAGAAGATGGAGCAACTCACCAAATTCTAGAAGATATAGGATTGATGAAAATGTTACCAGGTATGACAGTAATTAATACTTGTGACTTTAATCAAACTGAAGCTGCTACAATTGCAATTGCTGAACATGAAGGACCTGTATATTTACGTTTTGGTAGACCTGTAGTGCCTATTTTTATGCCTAAATTTACTGATACTGAAAATGAAAATAAATTTGTAATTGGTAAAGGTATTCAAATGACAGAAGGTAACGATGTAACTATTGTTGCTACTGGTCACTTAGTTTGGGAAGCTTTACAAGCTGCAGAAGAATTAGAAAAAGAAGGAATTACTGCTGATGTAATTAACATACATACTATTAAACCTTTAGATGAAGAAATTATTTTAAAATCTATTGCTAAAACAGGATGTATTGTTACTGCTGAAGAACACAATATTATTGGTGGTTTAGGAGAAAGTGTTGCTAGAACTTTAGCTTTAAACACTCCTGTTCCTCAAGAATTTGTAGGTACTCAAGATACTTTTGGAGAATCTGGTACTCCTGCTCAGTTAATGGACAAATACAACTTAAATGCTGCTGCAATTGTTGCTGCATCTAAAAAAGTTATCAAAAGAACATAGTTCTTAAATAATACTAAATAAAAAAGGCATCCAAAATTGGATGCCTTTTTTATTTCTATTTTATTTCTGCTATTATCCTAACCAAGCATTTAACATCCACAATGTTTTTTCTTGCTCACTTACAAAATCACTAATCATAGAATTAGTTCCTTCATCATCTGCTTCGTCAGACACAACTAATAATTCTCTTTCAATTTCTAACAATTGCTTATACCCTGTTACCACTAAATTAACAGCCTCAACATCATTGGTAATATTTTTCCCTACAGCTATTTTAGAAGTTTCTAAATAATCTGTAAAAGTATGTAATGGAGTTCCTCCTAATGTTAAAATACGCTCAGCTATTTCATCGATTTTTATCTGAGAATCTGTATAATATTCTTCAAACTTTACGTGTAATTCAAAAAAGTTTTTCCCTTTAATATTCCAGTGTAATCCTCTTAAGTTTTGGTAATGAATTTGAAAATTAGCTAGTAAATCATTTAGGTTTTCAATAATTCTATTTGCGCTTTTTGTTTCAATTCCTACTAGTGTTTTCATTTTATATTTTTTTAATTATACCTCAAATTTAAAAGAAATTAAGAAGTCAAATCAATAACTATAATTGATAATTTTAATATCTTTATAAATAATATCGATATACATTCCATATTTATGACTATTACTCAATTAAAATATGTTTTAGCAGTAGCAAAATATCAAAACTTTACCACAGCTTCGGAACATTGTTTTGTTACCCAACCAACTTTAAGTATGCAAATACATAAACTAGAAGAAGCTTTGGATATTCAAATCTTCAATAGAAACAAAAAACCTATTGAGCTAACAGAAGTTGGTAAAAAAATAGTAGCGCAAGCTAAAATTATTGTAAATGAGAGTAACCGAATTACAGATATTGTAGATCAAGAAAAAGGATATATCGGTGGGGAATTTAAAATAGGAATCATCCCTACAATTATGCCTAGTCTACTACCTTTATTTCTTAAAAACTTTAATAAAAAATATCCAAAAGTAGCACTTGTTATAAACGAATTAACTACTGCAGAAATTGTACAAAAACTAAAGGATGGTTATTTAGATGCTGCCATTGCCGCAACTCCTTTAAATGATGAAAACATCATAGAATCTCCTATTTATTACGAACCATTTATTGGGCTAGTAAATAGCAACCACAGATTATATAACGAAAAATTCTTAAATCCTCAAGACCTTAGTTTAGATGATTTATTGTTATTAGAAGACGGACATTGTTTTAAAGAAAGCGTATTAAATATTTGTAGCTCTTTAAGTCCAAACAACAAAAAGCAATTTGCCCTACAAAGCGGTAGTTTTAACACTTTAATTAAATTAACCAAAGAAGGTATGGGAATGACTCTTTTGCCATATTTACATTCTTTAGATCTAAGTAAAGAAGATAAAAGTTTGATTCGCGAGTTTCAAAAACCATATCCAGCAAGAGAAGTAAGTATGATTTACCATAAATCAGAATTAAAACTACAACTTATTAATGCTTTAAAAGATGAAATTTCTGGGGTTATTAGAGGATTAATTGCTTTTACAGATGTTGATATCATCAGTCCTTTAAAAGCTGTCAATTAAATATTGACTTTAAAATTTAATTTTTATAACTTATTATTTCCTATTAAACTATAAACCATGCAATCTGTAACTAGGATTTTTGATTTTCCGATGTATCAATTAGAAAATCTTCCGCTTAAAAAAGCGTTCACCACTAAATACAATAATGAGTGGGTTTCTATTTCTACACAAGAATTTATTGAACAGTACAACTATGCCTCTAAAGGATTGTTAGAGTTAGGAATTAATAAGGATGATAAAATTGCTGTCATTTCATCTAACAATAGAACTGAATGGAACATTTTAGATATTGCTATATTGCAAACTGGAGCACAAAATGTACCCATTTACCCTACCATATCTGCCAATGATTATGAATATATCTTAAACCATTCTGAAGCTACTTATTGCTTTGTATCTGATGTAGAAATTTTAGAAAAAGTAAACCTAATCAAGAATAAAACTTCTATTAAAGAAGTGTATACTTTTGATGAAATTGATGGGGTAAAGAATTGGAAAGAAATTATTGAATCAGGAAAAAAATCTGATAAAGACCAATTATTAGAAGAACGAAAAAATAGTATTCTAACAACAGATTTAGCCACTATTATTTACACCTCTGGAACTACAGGAAAACCTAAAGGAGTAATGTTGAGCCATCAAAATATAGTTTCTAATACTATTGACAGCTCTCCTAGAGTTCCACTTGAAAAGGGAAAGTCTAAGGCTTTAAGTTTTTTACCTGTTTGTCATGTTTTTGAAAGAATGATTTTATACTTATATCAATACGAAAGCATTGAAATATATTTTGCAGAATCTATTGAAAAAGTTAGCGATAATCTAAAAGAAATTAAGCCTAACATTATGACGGGAGTTCCCCGATTATACGAAAAGGTTTATGATAAAATTTACGCCAAAGGACAGGAACTAAAAGGAATAAAAAAAGCTTTATTCTATTGGGCTGTTAATCTAGGATTAAGATATGAACCTTTTGGAGCTAATGGTTGGTGTTATGAATTTCAATTAAAAATTGCTAGAAAATTAATTTTTAGCAAATGGAAAGAAGCTTTAGGAGGAAACCTAAGTACTTTGGTTTCTGGTAGTGCTGCCTTACAACCTAGATTAGCTAGAGTATTTGCAGCAGCAGAAATGACCATTTTAGAAGGTTATGGTTTAACAGAAACTTCTCCTGTTATTGCTGTTAACGATATTAAAAACAAAGCATTTAAAATAGGAACTGTAGGTAAAACTATTGATAATATTGAAGTTAAAATTGCCGAAGATGGTGAGATTTTAGTAAAAGGTCCTAATATCATGCTTGGCTATTACAAAGATCCTGAAAAAACGGAAAGTGTAATGTCTGGCGAGTACTTTCATACTGGAGATATAGGTGAATTAGACAGTGAAGGTTTTTTAAAAATTACCGATCGTAAAAAGGAAATTTTTAAAACCTCTGGGGGAAAATATGTAGTACCTACTTTATTAGAAAACGATTTAAAACAATCTAGATTTATTGAGCAAATTATGGTCATTGGTGAGGGGGAAAAAATGCCAGCTGCTCTTATTCAAATCAACTTTAATTTTATGCGTGACTGGTGTAAAATTAAAAATATAATAGATGTTGACACCAATGAAAAACTAATTAAAAATCCATTAGTAATAGATCGTATTAATCAAGAAGTACAAAGTTGTAATAAAAATTTTGGTAATTGGGAACAAATTAAAAGGTTTGAATTAACCCCTGATGAATGGAGTATTGACGGAGGGCATTTAACTCCAACTATGAAAATAAAACGTAAAATTGTTTTAGAAATATATAAAGATTTATACCAAAAAATATATGGAGAAAATTAGGCTCTTTTTCCTAATTCAATCACCTCTAAATTGGTGATTTCTCCTTTTATAATTTCAAAACGCAACATTGTTCTTACTTGATGAAAACCATGTTTACCAGCTGCTCCCGGATTCATATGTAGCAACTGTAATTTTTGATCGTACTGAACTTTTAAAATATGCGAATGCCCACTAATAAATAATTTTGGTGGGTTTTCTTTTATCTTTTCTTTAATTCTTACATTATATCGGTTAGGATAGCCTCCAATATGCGTCATCCAAACTTCTAAACCATCAACAACAAAACGATTGTCTAAAGGGAATTCTGCCCTAGCTTCTGCTCCATCAATATTACCATAAACAGCTCTTAAAGGCTTTAACTTTTTAAGAGCATCGGTTACTGTTATTTCTCCAATATCCCCCACATGCCAAACCTCATCGGCTAATTTTACATATTTTAAAATGGCATCATCTAAATAGCTATGTGTGTCTGATAGTAATAGTATTTTCATAATCACAAAAATCGATATTTTTATTCAATTTCATCGGCTTTCTTACTTCATAGTTTGTGTTGATTGTAACCCTATAATTCAATACCTTTATACTCTAAAAAAACAAACTTTTGAGGTACTTTGCAGAACTCTCTTATTTAGGTAAAAATTATCACGGATGGCAAATACAACCAAATGCCATTAGTGTACAAGAAGTGGTACAAAAAAGCCTTTCTACAATTTTAAGAAACCCAATAGAAGTGGTTGCTGCAGGTAGAACAGATGCAGGAGTACACGCTTCTCAAATGTTTATTCATTTTGACACAGAACTCGATTTAGATTCCGATGTTTATTGTTATAAAATGAATGCATTATTGCCAGATGATATTGTTTTTCATCGCATCTTTAAAGTAAACAAAGATGCTCATACTCGTTTTGATGCTATCAAAAGAAGTTATGAATACAAAATATTATTAGGAAAAAGTCCTTTTACTACTGATACAGAATGGCAAATAAATCATCAATTAAATATTGATGCAATGAATCAAGCAGCTAAACATTTACTTGATTTTACTGATTTTAAATGCTTTTCTAGATCTAAAACAGATGTAAGAACTTATAATTGTGATATTAGTAGAGCTGAATTTATTTTAAACGGAAATCAATTGGTATTTCATATCTCTGCAGATCGTTTTTTAAGAAATATGGTTCGTGCAATTGTTGGTACATTATATGCAGTTGGACTTGGTAAAATGTCGCCAGAAAATATAAAGAACATCATCAACAGTAAAGAAAGATCAAATGCAGGAGCTTCTGCCCCAGCCCATGGACTTTTTTTAACTGAAATTTTATACCCAGAAAACATTAAAAATGTCATCAAATAAAAAAATAAAAGTACTCGACATAAATATATTCAGTCGAATTATGAGCTATGCAATGGCTTATAAAGCGTTATTTATTTTTACAGCTATATTTTCCGTTTGTTTAGCTGCGGTATCTGCTTACAGACCATATTTAATTATTAATGGAATTGACAGGTTTGTATACACCAAAACGGAAGAAGGTTTTTTAAACTTTGTAATGCTAATTTTAATAGCATTAATAGCCGAAGTTTTATTGCAATTATGCTTTATATACCTAGCCAACCTATTAGGACAAAGTGTAATTAAAGATATTAGAACCAAACTTTTTAAGCATATTTTAAAGTTTAACATGGCCTATTTTAACAACTCTTCTGTTGGTAGAATGGTTACTCGTGTGGTTTCTGATGTAGAAACGATTGCACAATTTTTTAGTCAAGGTTTATTTATGATTGTGAACGATATTCTTAAAATGTTTATCATCGCAGTAGTCATGCTTGTCATCAACTGGAAATTGGCTTTAATTGCTTTTGTGGTATTACCTGTTTTAATTTATGCAACCAAAGTTTTTCAAAAAGCCATCAAAACTGCTTTTCAAGAAGTACGTGTTCAAGTAGCCAACCTAAATGGTTTTGTGCAAGAGAGGGTTACAGGAATGAAAATTGTACAACTTTTTAATAGAGAAAATATTGAATATCAAAAGTTTCAAGACATCAATAAAAAACACAGAACAGCACACATTAAAACGGTTTGGTATTTTTCTATTTTCTATCCTATTGCCGAGGTTTTATCATCTATTGCCGTAGGATTAATAGTTTGGTTTGGAGGTAGAGAATTGGCAGAAAACAACAATGTTACTCCTGGTGAAATTATTGGATTTATTATGATGACAGAAATGTTATTTAGACCTTTAAGACAAATTGCCGATAAATTTACCACTTTACAAATGGGAATGGTTGCTGGTGATCGTGTGTTCGAAATTATGGATACCAAAAGCCATATTGATGCTCAAGGAACTTTTAAACCTAAAAACATCAAAGGGAATATTGATTTTAAAGATGTTGTTTTTAGTTATTTAAAAGATGAAAAAATTCTTAAAGGAATCTCTTTTAATGTTAAACAAGGAGAAACTATTGCTATTGTTGGTGCTACAGGTGCTGGTAAATCAACAATAATAAATCTTATCAATCGTTTTTACGACATAGATAGTGGAACTATTTTAGTTGATGGAACCCCTATAAAAGATTATGATTTAAACTTTTTAAGAAACGAAATTGCTATTGTTTTGCAAGATGTTTTCTTATTTTCTGATAGTATTAAAAACAATATTAGTTTACAAAAAGAAGACATTACTATAGAAGAAATTAAAAATGCAGCTCAACAAATTGGGATAGAAGAATTTGTAGAAAGTTTACCTGGAGGCTTTGAATATAATGTTAAAGAACGTGGAGTAATGCTATCTTCTGGACAAAGACAATTAATCGCTTTTTTAAGAGCTTATGTTTCTAACCCAAGTATTTTAATTTTAGATGAAGCGACTTCTTCTATTGACTCACACTCCGAACAAATGATTCAGTTTGCTATTGATAAAATAACAGAGGGAAGAACTAGTATTGTAATTGCACATCGTTTGGCAACTGTAAAAAATGCCGATAGAATTATTGTATTAGATCAAGGAAATATTGTTGAAGAAGGAACACATCAAGAACTATTAAATACCAATGATGGTTTTTATAAAAACTTATACGACAAACAATTCGCTAACCAACAAATTGCTTCATAAATGAAAAAAATATATCAAACAGTAAATGCTCCTGCACCAGTAGGACCTTATAATCAAGCGGTATCTGTTCATGGAATCTTATATGTTTCTGGACAAATTGCCATCGATCCTAAAACAGGAGAGTTTGTTACAGATAATATTCAGTCTGAAACAAATCAGGTAATGAAAAATATTCAAGCCATATTATTAGAAGCAGGTGCTACTTTTGAAAACGTAGTAAAAGCCTCTATATTTTTGGCTAATATGGATGATTTTGCAGATGTTAATAAAGTTTATGCTAGCTATTTTAATGAAATTACAGCACCAGCAAGAGAATGTGTAGAAGTTTCTAAATTGCCTAAAAATGTATCTGTAGAAATTTCTGTTATTGCACATCTATAAACCCCATATTTGATGCGTAAAATTATCCTCCTTATCCTTTCTTTATTTGTTTTAGGACTAACTTCCATTGCTGGATTTATCGGTTTGGTTTACATTGGTTCTTTTGGCCCTATTGCTAATAAAAAAGAATTGACAGAAATTAAACAAGCTCAAGCCAGTGTTGTTTATAGTGCTGATGGTAAAATCATTGGTAAATATTTTCACACCAACAGAACCAATGTAGCTTATGAAAAATTACCCAAACATTTAATCAATGCTTTGGTAGCTACTGAAGATGCTCGTTTTTACGAACACAATGGTATTGATAAAATTGCCATGCTTAGGGTTTTGTTTAAAACCATTTTATTAGGAAATTCTTCGTCTGGAGGTGGGAGTACTATTTCACAGCAATTGGCAAAAAATTTATTTACTAGAAAAGATTTTGGTGTTTTTTCTATGCCTGTAAATAAGACCAAAGAAGCTATTTTAGCCAATAGATTAGAATCCATATACACCAAATCAGAAATTCTTTCATTATACTTTAATACTGTACCTTTTGGTGAAGGAGTTTATGGAATTGAATCTGCTGCACAACGTTATTTTTCAGTTCCAGTAAACAAATTAACTTTAGAGCAGTCGGCTATATTGGTTGGAATGTTAAAAGCCAATACTTATTACAACCCTAGACAACATCCAGATCATGCTTTTACAAGAAGAAACACAGTGTTGTTCCAAATGAAAAAAGCTGGATTTTTAAATGATGATGAATACCTACAACACAGTAAAGATTCTGTAAATATTCAATATAAAAACCTGGTTATAGAAAACCCTAATGGTTACTTTTTAAAACAAGTAAAAAACAAAGCCGAAGAAATTTTAGAAGATTTTGAAAAGAAAGATGGTAGTTCTTGGGAAATTATAAATGATGGATTAATTATAGAAACTACTTTGGTTTCTGCTCTACAAGAAACGGCTTTAGAAACCAGAAAATCTCATTTATTAAAGTTGCAAAAATCAATGGATGTTTATTGGAACAATCTTAAACATCAAAAAAACATTCAAAACACCATTAACAACGAATGGCAACAAACAAAAACATATAAGCGTTATAAAAACGCTGGACTAAGTGATCAAGCGATTAAAGATAGTGCCAACACAAAGAAAAAAAGATTATTGTTTAACTGGGAAAAGAATGATAACAACTATTCTATTAAAGATTCCATTAGCCATTATTTAAAAATGATTAATGCAGCAGTTTATGGAGTAAACACTCATGATGGTGCTGTAGAAATTTATGTAGGAGGAAATAGTTTTGAATATCTGCCTTACAACTTAATTACAAGTGAAAGACAAGTCGCTTCTACCTTTAAACCCATTGTATATACAGCAGCCTTAGAAAACGGACAAAAACCTTGCGATTGGATTAATAATGAAGTTAAAACCTATAGTGATTATGATGACTGGAAACCAGAAAACTACGATCATTCAGACGGAGGGTATTACAGCATGGTTGGTGCTTTAGCCAAAAGTGTAAATGTACCTACTGTTGCAACGTATTTTGATGTTGGTGCTGATAAATTACAAGAAACAGCCAATGCCTTAGGTTTAGAAAAAGAGTTGAAAAGAGTCCCTTCTACAGCTTTAGGAACAACAAATTATTCTTTACAAAACATTGTTCATGCTTATATTCCTTTTGCTACTAGAGGTAACAAAATAGAACCTTATTATATTACTGCAATTAAAGATGCCAAAGGAAATATTATCTACAAACACAAAGCAAACAAAGAAAAGAAAGAGCCTGTTTTAGATGTAAAAACAATGGAAACCATGCAACTTTTGTTAAAAGGCGTTGTTGATAAAGGTACCGCCGTGAGATTAAAATCTCAATATGGAGCAAAAGGAGATTGGGCAGGAAAAACAGGAACATCACAAGATTATAGTGACTCTTGGTTTATTGGCTTTAATTCTGATATTATTATTGGTTCGTGGGTAGGATGCAAATATCCTAGCATACATTTACCTTCTAAAATTGGTGGAGGTTCCGTAGCAGCATTGCCAATTGTTGGTGGTATTATTTCTAAAAAATATGATGATAACAAAATCAACCAACAGTTATCATCAGGTTTTCCTGAATTTGATGAAGATGTTTTAAGTAGTTGTGATTGTGAATTTTTTAGAGAAGAAAATACTCTTGAAAAAATATTTGACATCTTTGATAAAAAGAAAAAAAGAAAAGGTAGCTTCTTTAGCAGACTCTTTGGAATTGGAAAAAAAGAAGATAAAGATAGCATTGAATAATAAAAAAGCTCAGTTTAAAAACTGAGCTTTTT
Above is a genomic segment from Wenyingzhuangia fucanilytica containing:
- the truA gene encoding tRNA pseudouridine(38-40) synthase TruA — its product is MRYFAELSYLGKNYHGWQIQPNAISVQEVVQKSLSTILRNPIEVVAAGRTDAGVHASQMFIHFDTELDLDSDVYCYKMNALLPDDIVFHRIFKVNKDAHTRFDAIKRSYEYKILLGKSPFTTDTEWQINHQLNIDAMNQAAKHLLDFTDFKCFSRSKTDVRTYNCDISRAEFILNGNQLVFHISADRFLRNMVRAIVGTLYAVGLGKMSPENIKNIINSKERSNAGASAPAHGLFLTEILYPENIKNVIK
- a CDS encoding ABC transporter ATP-binding protein; the protein is MSSNKKIKVLDINIFSRIMSYAMAYKALFIFTAIFSVCLAAVSAYRPYLIINGIDRFVYTKTEEGFLNFVMLILIALIAEVLLQLCFIYLANLLGQSVIKDIRTKLFKHILKFNMAYFNNSSVGRMVTRVVSDVETIAQFFSQGLFMIVNDILKMFIIAVVMLVINWKLALIAFVVLPVLIYATKVFQKAIKTAFQEVRVQVANLNGFVQERVTGMKIVQLFNRENIEYQKFQDINKKHRTAHIKTVWYFSIFYPIAEVLSSIAVGLIVWFGGRELAENNNVTPGEIIGFIMMTEMLFRPLRQIADKFTTLQMGMVAGDRVFEIMDTKSHIDAQGTFKPKNIKGNIDFKDVVFSYLKDEKILKGISFNVKQGETIAIVGATGAGKSTIINLINRFYDIDSGTILVDGTPIKDYDLNFLRNEIAIVLQDVFLFSDSIKNNISLQKEDITIEEIKNAAQQIGIEEFVESLPGGFEYNVKERGVMLSSGQRQLIAFLRAYVSNPSILILDEATSSIDSHSEQMIQFAIDKITEGRTSIVIAHRLATVKNADRIIVLDQGNIVEEGTHQELLNTNDGFYKNLYDKQFANQQIAS
- a CDS encoding AMP-dependent synthetase/ligase, which gives rise to MQSVTRIFDFPMYQLENLPLKKAFTTKYNNEWVSISTQEFIEQYNYASKGLLELGINKDDKIAVISSNNRTEWNILDIAILQTGAQNVPIYPTISANDYEYILNHSEATYCFVSDVEILEKVNLIKNKTSIKEVYTFDEIDGVKNWKEIIESGKKSDKDQLLEERKNSILTTDLATIIYTSGTTGKPKGVMLSHQNIVSNTIDSSPRVPLEKGKSKALSFLPVCHVFERMILYLYQYESIEIYFAESIEKVSDNLKEIKPNIMTGVPRLYEKVYDKIYAKGQELKGIKKALFYWAVNLGLRYEPFGANGWCYEFQLKIARKLIFSKWKEALGGNLSTLVSGSAALQPRLARVFAAAEMTILEGYGLTETSPVIAVNDIKNKAFKIGTVGKTIDNIEVKIAEDGEILVKGPNIMLGYYKDPEKTESVMSGEYFHTGDIGELDSEGFLKITDRKKEIFKTSGGKYVVPTLLENDLKQSRFIEQIMVIGEGEKMPAALIQINFNFMRDWCKIKNIIDVDTNEKLIKNPLVIDRINQEVQSCNKNFGNWEQIKRFELTPDEWSIDGGHLTPTMKIKRKIVLEIYKDLYQKIYGEN
- a CDS encoding Dps family protein, with protein sequence MKTLVGIETKSANRIIENLNDLLANFQIHYQNLRGLHWNIKGKNFFELHVKFEEYYTDSQIKIDEIAERILTLGGTPLHTFTDYLETSKIAVGKNITNDVEAVNLVVTGYKQLLEIERELLVVSDEADDEGTNSMISDFVSEQEKTLWMLNAWLG
- a CDS encoding Rid family detoxifying hydrolase, with the protein product MKKIYQTVNAPAPVGPYNQAVSVHGILYVSGQIAIDPKTGEFVTDNIQSETNQVMKNIQAILLEAGATFENVVKASIFLANMDDFADVNKVYASYFNEITAPARECVEVSKLPKNVSVEISVIAHL
- a CDS encoding geranylgeranylglycerol-phosphate geranylgeranyltransferase, which produces MVSILQLIRWKNLVLISIGQIIIIWSLYSLEQFTLPAVFYIICTLCFAAGGNIINDYFDLIPDKINKPQKQIIGKIITPKKAFTLYIFINIIGLIIGTLICFLLQSITLYFYGIPVIILLYLYSKKLKGTPLLGNIIIASFTAFSMLFILMIIPSSPYQKGIIYLLSLFAFLLNFIREIIKDIEDIKGDKKALLKTLPILIGTKSTIKFVRIIILFTLMCFVMLLYITNQIPLKIYIFVTLILPLSNIFINLKNSKKKHDYSRISKNLKLIIAFGIFTILFT
- a CDS encoding Maf family nucleotide pyrophosphatase, translated to MLKDILKNYKVILGSKSPRRKQFLEDLNIVFESRTIDSQEIYPHHFKAEQITEFLAEYKSNAIHLEDNELLITADTIVWSNNKALEKPKNNLDAFKMLEELSNNSHEVITSVCIATTKKTKVFTDKTKVYFKELSSKEINYYIENYKPFDKAGSYGIQEWIGLIGVTKIEGSYANVVGLPVQKLYKELKNF
- a CDS encoding transketolase family protein, whose product is MKKYTYTEKKDTRSGFGTGLAHLGRTNPNVVALCADLIGSLKMDEFIKENPERFFQIGIAEANMMGIAAGLTIGGKIPFTGTFAAFSTGRVYDQIRQSIAYSDKNVKICASHAGLTLGEDGATHQILEDIGLMKMLPGMTVINTCDFNQTEAATIAIAEHEGPVYLRFGRPVVPIFMPKFTDTENENKFVIGKGIQMTEGNDVTIVATGHLVWEALQAAEELEKEGITADVINIHTIKPLDEEIILKSIAKTGCIVTAEEHNIIGGLGESVARTLALNTPVPQEFVGTQDTFGESGTPAQLMDKYNLNAAAIVAASKKVIKRT
- a CDS encoding LysR family transcriptional regulator, with translation MTITQLKYVLAVAKYQNFTTASEHCFVTQPTLSMQIHKLEEALDIQIFNRNKKPIELTEVGKKIVAQAKIIVNESNRITDIVDQEKGYIGGEFKIGIIPTIMPSLLPLFLKNFNKKYPKVALVINELTTAEIVQKLKDGYLDAAIAATPLNDENIIESPIYYEPFIGLVNSNHRLYNEKFLNPQDLSLDDLLLLEDGHCFKESVLNICSSLSPNNKKQFALQSGSFNTLIKLTKEGMGMTLLPYLHSLDLSKEDKSLIREFQKPYPAREVSMIYHKSELKLQLINALKDEISGVIRGLIAFTDVDIISPLKAVN
- a CDS encoding metallophosphoesterase family protein, producing MMKILLLSDTHSYLDDAILKYVKLADEVWHVGDIGEITVTDALKKLKPLRAVYGNIDGAEARAEFPLDNRFVVDGLEVWMTHIGGYPNRYNVRIKEKIKENPPKLFISGHSHILKVQYDQKLQLLHMNPGAAGKHGFHQVRTMLRFEIIKGEITNLEVIELGKRA